In one window of Vanessa atalanta chromosome 10, ilVanAtal1.2, whole genome shotgun sequence DNA:
- the LOC125066770 gene encoding U6 snRNA-associated Sm-like protein LSm1, protein MSNNVNPLAGTAHLLDELDKKLMVLLRDGRTLIGYLRCVDQFANLVLHKTIERIHVGREYGDIPRGIFIVRGENVVLLGEIDKDKEDSLPLTEVSVDDILDAQRREQDAKIEQQKLLSKALKERGLNLLADLGHDDMF, encoded by the exons ATGTCAAATAATGTTAATCCACTAGCAGGAACAGCACATTTGTTGGACGAATTGGACA AGAAACTCATGGTGTTGCTGCGCGATGGCAGGACATTAATCGGCTATTTACGCTGCGTGGATCAGTTTGCAAATTTAGTTTTACACAAGACAATAGAAAGGATTCACGTCGGCCGGGAATACGGTGATATTCCGCGaggtatatttattgttagagGAGAAAATGTTGTCCTATTAGGTGAAATT GATAAGGATAAAGAAGATAGTCTGCCATTGACGGAAGTATCAGTTGATGATATCCTAGATGCTCAAAGAAGAGAACAAGATGCTAAAATAGAACAACAGAAATTACTTTCAAAAGCGCTCAAAGAAAGGGGACTTAATTTATTAGCCGACTTGGGTCATGATGAcatgttttga